Proteins encoded within one genomic window of Halocatena marina:
- a CDS encoding IclR family transcriptional regulator encodes MSNHGGQNNGGRRVKAVQTTAGILEALRDLDGAGVTELADHLGLAKATVHSHLATLIDSEFVVKRGDEYRISLRFVDFGEYAKTNVDIYEITTKEVDRLAQETGEVAQFMVEEHGTGVYLHKVSGENAIQTASYTGNRKDLHCTALGKAILSQLPKERVEGIIDQTGLPQRTVNTVSTREELFTELNQIREENVSFDDEEILQGLRCVAAPIEHSKGDIQGAISISGPTSRLKGDRFRKELPEFVRGAANVIEVNATHV; translated from the coding sequence ATGAGCAACCACGGCGGTCAGAACAACGGAGGACGGCGGGTGAAGGCCGTCCAAACGACGGCAGGGATACTCGAAGCACTCCGAGACCTCGACGGAGCTGGTGTCACCGAACTCGCCGATCATCTCGGTCTCGCCAAAGCGACCGTTCACAGCCACCTGGCGACGCTCATCGATAGCGAGTTCGTTGTCAAGCGAGGGGACGAATACCGCATAAGCCTCCGGTTCGTCGACTTTGGAGAGTATGCCAAGACAAACGTTGATATTTACGAGATAACAACGAAAGAGGTTGACCGCCTTGCACAAGAGACCGGTGAAGTCGCTCAGTTTATGGTCGAAGAGCACGGAACCGGTGTCTACTTACACAAGGTAAGTGGAGAGAATGCCATCCAGACAGCATCCTATACGGGTAATCGGAAGGACCTCCACTGTACAGCACTTGGAAAGGCGATCCTGTCACAACTTCCAAAAGAACGTGTTGAGGGAATTATCGATCAAACGGGCTTACCCCAACGGACAGTCAACACAGTCTCGACTCGTGAGGAACTATTCACAGAGCTGAACCAAATCCGCGAGGAAAACGTCTCGTTCGACGATGAAGAGATTTTACAGGGTCTGCGATGTGTTGCCGCGCCAATTGAACATTCGAAAGGCGATATTCAAGGTGCGATCAGCATCTCGGGACCAACGAGCCGATTGAAGGGAGATCGATTCCGAAAGGAACTCCCTGAATTCGTCCGCGGTGCTGCTAACGTCATAGAAGTAAACGCTACTCACGTGTAG
- a CDS encoding ABC transporter ATP-binding protein, producing MGQLELNGLKKVFNVEDNEIVAVDDLDVTVDNGDFLVLVGPSGCGKSTTLRCIAGLETVTSGQILLNDRDITRLKPKDRNMAMVFQNYALYPHMSVRKNIGYGLKITTDLGRDEINERVEETAELLEIEELLGKKPSELSGGQQQRVALGRAIIREPEVFLMDEPLSNLDAKLRTTMRTEIQQLQQDMGVTTIYVTHDQTEAMTMGDYIAVLNDGELQQLGTPLTCYHQPRNRFVAGFIGSPSMNFLSVARNGDVLEHDEFTYTISSEIIDNIGQTSKRLELGIRPEHITIVEESVTNAIQTEVEVVEPMGELSYIYISIGEETHTASVDGDIRLSSGDSIDIEFPEDKIHLFDAETGEAVKNSAQTKAAEPVSRT from the coding sequence ATGGGACAATTAGAACTCAACGGCCTAAAAAAAGTATTCAACGTAGAAGACAACGAGATCGTTGCTGTCGACGACCTCGACGTGACGGTCGATAATGGTGATTTTCTCGTCCTCGTCGGACCGTCTGGCTGTGGAAAGTCGACGACACTCCGGTGTATCGCGGGACTAGAAACTGTGACATCGGGGCAGATACTACTCAACGACCGCGATATAACCCGCCTCAAGCCGAAGGACCGGAACATGGCGATGGTATTCCAGAACTACGCGCTCTATCCGCACATGTCTGTCCGAAAGAACATCGGCTACGGGTTGAAGATTACCACCGATCTCGGTAGAGATGAAATCAACGAACGAGTCGAAGAGACGGCAGAGCTGCTCGAAATCGAGGAGCTACTCGGGAAAAAGCCTTCAGAGCTCTCTGGTGGCCAACAACAGCGCGTTGCCCTTGGCCGTGCCATCATCCGAGAACCCGAAGTGTTCCTGATGGACGAGCCGCTCAGTAACCTCGATGCAAAGCTGCGGACGACGATGCGCACCGAAATCCAGCAGCTCCAACAAGATATGGGCGTGACCACTATATACGTGACCCACGACCAGACAGAGGCAATGACGATGGGCGATTACATCGCTGTCCTCAACGATGGAGAACTGCAACAGCTCGGTACGCCTCTTACGTGTTACCACCAGCCCAGAAACCGTTTCGTCGCAGGATTCATCGGATCACCATCGATGAACTTCCTTTCGGTGGCGCGAAACGGTGATGTGCTAGAACACGACGAGTTTACCTACACGATTTCATCCGAGATCATCGACAATATCGGCCAAACATCCAAGCGATTGGAACTCGGTATCCGTCCCGAACACATCACTATCGTCGAAGAGAGTGTGACAAACGCTATTCAGACTGAAGTCGAAGTAGTCGAACCGATGGGTGAACTGAGCTATATTTACATTTCCATCGGTGAAGAGACGCACACTGCGAGCGTCGATGGAGATATACGTCTTTCGTCGGGCGATAGCATCGATATCGAGTTTCCTGAAGATAAGATCCATCTTTTCGATGCCGAGACCGGCGAAGCCGTCAAGAACAGTGCCCAGACCAAGGCTGCCGAACCAGTTTCTCGAACCTGA